In the Paenibacillus thermoaerophilus genome, one interval contains:
- a CDS encoding PH domain-containing protein yields the protein MGLFDGLIGNASELGMEEVQKEFSHLLAKGEQFEKAYKLIRDLFIFTNKRLILVDKQGLTGKKIEIHSFPYKSITHFSIETAGTFDLDAELKIWISGSSLPIEKRFNKSLNIYELQSVLAEYVMK from the coding sequence ATGGGACTGTTCGACGGATTGATCGGCAACGCCTCCGAGCTCGGCATGGAGGAAGTGCAGAAGGAATTCTCGCATCTGCTGGCCAAAGGCGAGCAATTCGAGAAGGCATACAAGCTGATTCGCGATCTGTTCATATTCACGAACAAACGACTGATCCTGGTCGATAAGCAGGGGCTGACGGGCAAGAAGATCGAGATTCATTCCTTCCCGTACAAGAGCATTACGCATTTCAGCATCGAGACGGCAGGAACGTTCGATCTCGATGCGGAGCTGAAGATCTGGATATCCGGCAGTTCGTTGCCGATCGAGAAGCGTTTCAACAAGAGCCTGAACATCTATGAGCTGCAGAGCGTGCTGGCGGAATACGTGATGAAATAA
- a CDS encoding LacI family DNA-binding transcriptional regulator has protein sequence MNAKVSIKDIARELGLAASTVSRALNGVYGVHPATIGRVRAKALEMGYVPDLGAKQLVGKSSGLIGVFMPEFEAEATPEISEFFPPLQQALKRLGKDAILFSVPHGRYAPGQLSEWVRMRKLEGCVFLPAFWRSHPLIQDALELRVPSVNFGDAVGPACSAAASGDREGGRLAGRLLTSYGHRRIGYIDGPPQLPICRERYAGFVEALAEAGIAHAPELVRAGDFSGASGARAALELRGTNPGGLTAIACANDLMAMGAIMALAQTGAKVPEDVSVIGYDGAFFTAYTNPPLSTVRHISEQMGSLAAELLAEVLNGAPGRRVIVPPALVERASVAIASSVGG, from the coding sequence ATGAACGCCAAAGTATCGATCAAGGACATCGCGCGCGAGCTGGGTCTGGCGGCCAGCACGGTCTCCAGAGCCTTGAACGGGGTATACGGCGTCCATCCCGCGACGATCGGGCGGGTCCGGGCCAAGGCTCTTGAGATGGGTTACGTGCCCGATCTCGGAGCGAAGCAGCTCGTCGGCAAAAGCAGCGGGTTGATCGGGGTATTTATGCCGGAATTCGAGGCGGAGGCGACGCCGGAGATTTCTGAGTTTTTCCCGCCCTTGCAGCAAGCGCTGAAACGACTCGGCAAGGACGCCATCCTCTTCTCGGTGCCGCACGGCCGTTATGCCCCGGGACAACTGAGCGAGTGGGTGCGCATGCGCAAATTGGAAGGCTGCGTGTTCCTGCCCGCGTTCTGGCGGAGCCACCCGCTCATTCAGGACGCGCTGGAGCTGCGCGTGCCCAGCGTCAACTTCGGCGACGCGGTTGGCCCCGCCTGCTCGGCCGCCGCCTCCGGCGACCGCGAAGGCGGCCGGCTGGCGGGGCGTCTGCTGACGTCTTACGGACACCGTCGGATCGGCTATATCGATGGCCCGCCCCAACTGCCGATCTGCCGGGAGAGATACGCGGGCTTCGTCGAGGCGCTGGCGGAAGCGGGCATTGCGCATGCGCCCGAGCTTGTCCGCGCAGGAGACTTCAGCGGGGCGAGCGGCGCGCGGGCGGCGCTGGAGCTGCGGGGGACGAATCCCGGCGGGCTGACGGCGATCGCTTGCGCCAACGATCTGATGGCGATGGGCGCGATCATGGCACTGGCGCAGACGGGCGCAAAAGTGCCGGAAGACGTGTCGGTGATCGGTTACGACGGCGCATTTTTCACCGCGTATACGAATCCGCCGCTGTCGACCGTCCGGCACATCTCGGAGCAGATGGGCAGTCTCGCCGCCGAACTGCTCGCCGAGGTGCTGAACGGCGCGCCCGGCCGCCGGGTGATCGTGCCGCCCGCCTTGGTGGAGCGGGCTTCGGTGGCGATCGCGTCGTCAGTCGGGGGCTGA
- a CDS encoding sugar phosphate isomerase/epimerase family protein, with protein sequence MRRGLSKAGLGRLENEEQLIELAGAYGFEAADADAVTLIERHGVNGAKELLTRNGVELGAIGLPVEWRQDEQTFLSGLPQLTRSAAAAAELGGTACCTYILPSTDWNPAHFMAVATRRLRTCARILGAYGIRLGLEFVGPHHLRTRWKHPFIWTMDETLDWIAAIGEPNVGLLLDAYHWYTTGGTAEDIGRLKPEQIVHVHLNDAPDVPVADALDNGRLYPGEGVIDLGTFLRTLNGIGYRGIVAQEILTQTQPEESPEELARRSRAGFDRAYAAAGL encoded by the coding sequence ATGCGGAGAGGATTATCGAAAGCGGGACTCGGCCGTTTGGAGAACGAGGAACAATTGATCGAGCTGGCCGGAGCTTACGGGTTCGAGGCGGCGGATGCGGATGCGGTTACCCTGATCGAGCGGCATGGAGTTAATGGAGCCAAGGAATTGCTGACGCGGAACGGCGTGGAGTTGGGGGCGATCGGTTTGCCGGTGGAGTGGAGGCAGGATGAGCAGACGTTTTTGTCCGGCTTGCCCCAACTGACGCGGTCGGCCGCCGCCGCTGCCGAATTGGGCGGGACGGCTTGCTGCACGTACATCTTGCCGTCGACGGATTGGAATCCGGCGCACTTCATGGCGGTGGCGACGCGGCGTCTGCGCACATGCGCCCGCATCCTGGGCGCGTACGGCATCCGCCTGGGGCTGGAGTTCGTCGGGCCGCATCACCTGCGGACGCGCTGGAAGCATCCGTTCATCTGGACGATGGACGAGACGCTCGATTGGATCGCGGCGATCGGCGAACCGAACGTCGGCCTGCTGCTGGACGCCTATCACTGGTATACGACGGGCGGCACGGCCGAGGATATCGGGCGGCTGAAGCCGGAGCAGATCGTGCATGTGCACCTGAACGACGCGCCCGATGTGCCGGTCGCCGATGCGCTCGACAACGGCAGGCTGTATCCCGGCGAAGGCGTCATCGACCTGGGAACGTTCCTGCGGACACTGAACGGGATCGGTTACCGGGGCATCGTTGCCCAGGAGATATTAACGCAGACGCAGCCGGAGGAGAGCCCGGAAGAGTTGGCCCGGCGATCGCGCGCCGGCTTCGACCGGGCATACGCCGCGGCGGGGCTGTAA